Proteins co-encoded in one uncultured Draconibacterium sp. genomic window:
- a CDS encoding ARMT1-like domain-containing protein, which yields MNYECLICQVKALQKRMDKYEIADEKRNKIVSQAISTIAGINLNNSFSPEITANILKELAKESDVKDPYGTEKRESNQALLARYNEFKTKVETSDDKFDTALRYAIAGNIIDFGPTHHFDIDGTIERVFQTKFAIDDSEALKTEIKKAKTILYLADNCGEIVMDKLFLETIDHPNVIFAVRDQPILNDATLKEAKEVGLHSVTTLITNGDDTPSTLLHRVSKEFLEIYRSADLIISKGMGNFEGLMDENDSRLFYLLMIKCPVIGQKVGAEKGDFVVKRSTS from the coding sequence ATGAACTACGAATGTCTTATTTGCCAGGTTAAAGCGCTGCAAAAACGTATGGACAAATACGAAATTGCAGATGAAAAACGAAATAAAATTGTGAGTCAGGCCATTTCAACAATTGCAGGAATTAACCTCAACAATAGTTTCTCTCCCGAAATTACTGCAAATATTTTAAAAGAATTGGCAAAAGAATCAGATGTAAAAGATCCGTATGGAACAGAAAAAAGAGAAAGCAACCAGGCATTATTAGCTCGTTACAATGAGTTCAAAACAAAGGTGGAAACATCGGACGATAAATTTGATACGGCATTGCGATACGCTATTGCCGGAAACATCATAGACTTTGGCCCAACACATCATTTTGATATTGATGGAACAATCGAACGGGTATTTCAAACCAAATTTGCCATTGACGATTCTGAAGCTTTAAAAACAGAAATAAAAAAAGCCAAAACCATTTTATACCTGGCCGATAACTGCGGCGAAATTGTAATGGATAAACTATTCCTTGAAACGATTGATCACCCAAACGTGATATTTGCCGTTCGCGACCAACCCATTTTAAACGATGCAACTTTAAAAGAAGCTAAAGAAGTAGGTCTGCACAGTGTTACCACCTTAATCACAAATGGCGATGATACCCCTTCAACACTGCTGCACCGGGTAAGTAAAGAGTTTTTGGAAATTTACCGCTCGGCCGACCTGATCATTTCAAAAGGTATGGGAAATTTTGAAGGGTTGATGGATGAAAACGATTCGCGCCTGTTTTACCTGCTAATGATAAAATGCCCGGTAATCGGCCAAAAGGTTGGTGCCGAAAAAGGGGATTTTGTAGTAAAACGAAGCACGAGTTAA
- a CDS encoding PglZ domain-containing protein, whose protein sequence is MNKPRILWTDDEIDLLRAHIIFLQEKGYEVETANNGLDAIEKVEAGYFDIIFLDENMPGMTGLETLTEIKDIAPNVPVVMITKSEEENIMDEAVGAKIADYLIKPVNPKQILLTLKKNIDQKRLVTEQTTSKYQMQFAQIGMKLNDRLTFDEWKDIYRKLVYWELELSESEDSAMDQVLSMQKEEANKAFFRFIKENYQDWFTRDFEDRPMLSPDIFKQKVFPHLNDGKKIFVLVVDNLRYDQWRVISPEISNYFRTVTEDMYCGILPTATMYARNSMFAGLMPSEIEKLYPQLWLDDDNEGYKNRNEEELLRKQLERFSRKESLYFEKGSGAKKERWVQDNLNNILESDLSVMVVNFVDMISHARTEMDMIRELANNEKAYRSLTLSWFKNSSLLELLKALADENIRVVITTDHGAIRVDNAVKIIGDRETNTNLRYKLGKNLNFKSKNVFEIRDPRSIYLPSRNVSTSYVFAQGTDFFAYPNNYNYYANYYKDTFQHGGISMEELIIPVVTLDPKK, encoded by the coding sequence ATGAACAAGCCAAGAATACTTTGGACAGACGACGAAATAGATCTGTTACGCGCACACATTATATTTTTACAGGAAAAAGGATACGAAGTTGAAACAGCTAATAATGGTCTCGATGCAATTGAGAAAGTAGAAGCAGGTTACTTCGATATTATTTTTCTTGATGAAAATATGCCGGGTATGACCGGTTTAGAAACACTGACAGAAATTAAAGATATTGCGCCCAATGTGCCGGTGGTAATGATTACTAAAAGTGAAGAGGAAAATATAATGGATGAGGCAGTTGGTGCAAAAATTGCCGATTACCTGATAAAGCCGGTAAATCCAAAACAGATATTGCTGACATTAAAAAAGAATATTGATCAGAAGCGGTTGGTTACCGAGCAAACCACATCGAAATACCAGATGCAGTTTGCCCAGATTGGAATGAAACTGAACGACCGACTGACTTTTGATGAATGGAAGGATATTTACCGTAAGTTGGTGTATTGGGAACTGGAGTTGAGCGAGTCGGAAGATTCGGCCATGGATCAGGTTCTTTCAATGCAAAAAGAGGAGGCCAATAAAGCTTTTTTCCGATTTATAAAAGAGAACTACCAGGATTGGTTTACGCGGGATTTTGAAGACCGTCCGATGTTGTCGCCCGATATTTTTAAACAGAAGGTTTTTCCACACCTCAACGACGGTAAAAAGATCTTTGTGCTGGTGGTCGACAATTTGCGCTACGACCAGTGGCGGGTTATTAGCCCCGAGATAAGTAACTATTTTCGCACTGTAACGGAAGATATGTACTGCGGAATTTTGCCCACAGCAACTATGTACGCTAGAAATTCCATGTTTGCCGGGTTAATGCCTTCCGAAATTGAAAAGTTATACCCACAATTGTGGCTCGACGACGATAACGAAGGTTACAAAAACCGCAACGAAGAGGAATTATTGCGTAAACAGCTGGAACGTTTTTCGCGTAAGGAGAGTCTGTATTTCGAAAAAGGATCGGGAGCTAAAAAAGAGCGTTGGGTGCAGGATAATCTGAATAATATTTTGGAAAGCGATCTTTCGGTGATGGTGGTGAATTTTGTGGATATGATTTCGCATGCCCGCACCGAAATGGATATGATTCGCGAGTTGGCCAACAACGAAAAAGCTTACCGTTCGTTAACCTTAAGCTGGTTTAAAAACTCGTCGTTACTGGAGTTGCTCAAGGCGCTTGCCGATGAGAATATTCGAGTGGTAATTACTACCGACCACGGTGCTATTCGTGTTGATAATGCGGTGAAAATTATTGGTGATCGCGAAACCAATACCAATCTGCGTTATAAGCTGGGTAAAAATCTGAACTTCAAATCGAAGAATGTATTTGAGATTCGCGACCCGCGGAGCATTTATTTACCATCGCGAAATGTGAGTACCAGCTATGTTTTTGCGCAGGGAACCGATTTTTTTGCTTATCCGAATAATTACAATTATTACGCGAATTATTACAAAGATACCTTCCAGCACGGAGGTATTTCTATGGAGGAATTGATTATTCCGGTGGTTACGTTAGATCCTAAGAAGTAG
- a CDS encoding tetratricopeptide repeat protein yields the protein MKKRFLHTIFLFLLVSIFAGCSTEKNTRASRTFHNVTSRYNIYFNANEAVKEGVATIEERIEDDFTRILPIYKESDPSATRLVKSDMDYAVVKCSKLIEIHSITKKPKRKKGGGSRKYQEFASQEEFNNWIDDSYLLMGKAYFYQHNFYAAIDNFSYVVRKYPDEETADEAQVWLIRAYTELERYIEANEVIQAIQSYDDFPKSLERDFAIATAFYYKKQFEYDNAIRLLDIAIDKTFWKKDKARLQYIVAQLYQELGQNEAAAAAFRKVGKMNPDYTMAFNAMINGAGVFSGEGNSEDLKKQLNKMLRDKKNVDFRDQIYYALGNIFFREGNRDVAKDNYKQSVATSFKNQYQRALSSITLANIYFEDLNYRGAQSYYDSAMIIIDETYPNYDDVSARYRSLTNLVDNILLVEREDSLQRVAQMSDVEREPLITNLMKEEQERQRNMENLAMQDARSQGYYRSNRYRMGMGNSGGGGWYFYNPQTVSYGKVTFQQQWGRRTLEDDWRRSNKATVSMEEGEELAEAEPEEQRVEDPLKREFYTQDLPLTDSMMTASHERIRDALYNSGKIFKSEFEDYERSAQAFEELIERYPNNIYLLSAYFDLYDLYELMGDKEKANYYRSLIISEYPKSKFAQFLQNPNFFVEMAAKTDSLNRLYQETFRNYKQGRYQNVLSLTGQMKNMEPDTVMLPKIDFMEMVADGVLTDVHNFETLLKGYLAEYPAKEPSLLATEILTLIQDSTLTDYQKLVDMGYISEEIQNEELLPENFFADDEFGGKFSYDEDLLHYFVIAYPRDEEDNIDLNRLKFDIANYNIDHYTKIDFDIETEYLNDKLAFVLVRSMTNKENALIYHGAIIRKASVFKTLQGIDYMNFVISSTNYRAVMEERSTADYMKFFVKNYSRFIRSNFSDDEMDISPEELMARAAAEENALKERGTFVTVNAGPAGLYDTHVDTTQNFVIAVKDKNLSLRPLMRGFADFNRDQFRAWGLKLQAKEVGDYRLLVVHGIPALNESMSYFRRAITTRSLFEPLGQSTYRNFLITDDNLQALLDENKVEEYIVFFRNNYIQRRASDSSSDTQSQTAAPANTAQTAEPNSAVQAETASLADSPYNQNIDGPHRIVFVIPATGVFKDAFINGIAAYNQSNFANSGFTIEEQQLDQVRQLIIVKGMEDEATARQYFSVVVRNRDLFDPLGTAQYRNFLISDENFDIFLREKNITEYMDFYKRVYLNK from the coding sequence TTGAAGAAACGATTTTTACATACCATATTCCTGTTCTTATTGGTTTCGATTTTTGCCGGCTGTTCTACTGAAAAAAATACCCGGGCATCACGAACTTTCCATAATGTTACCTCGCGTTACAATATTTATTTTAATGCCAATGAGGCAGTAAAAGAGGGTGTTGCAACCATTGAAGAGCGTATTGAGGATGACTTTACCCGAATTTTGCCTATTTACAAAGAAAGCGATCCATCGGCTACGCGACTGGTAAAATCGGATATGGATTATGCAGTTGTAAAATGTTCGAAGCTGATCGAGATTCATTCCATTACCAAAAAACCAAAACGTAAAAAGGGTGGTGGTTCACGTAAGTATCAGGAATTTGCCAGTCAGGAGGAGTTTAACAATTGGATTGATGATAGTTATCTCTTAATGGGGAAAGCCTATTTTTATCAACATAATTTTTATGCAGCCATCGATAATTTTTCTTACGTGGTGCGAAAATACCCCGACGAAGAAACTGCCGATGAGGCACAGGTTTGGCTGATTCGGGCCTACACCGAGCTGGAACGCTATATTGAAGCTAACGAAGTTATTCAGGCAATTCAGTCGTACGATGATTTCCCCAAAAGCCTGGAGCGCGATTTTGCCATTGCTACGGCTTTCTACTACAAGAAGCAGTTTGAATACGACAATGCTATTCGTTTGCTTGATATTGCCATCGACAAAACATTCTGGAAAAAAGATAAAGCCCGCCTGCAATATATTGTAGCGCAACTGTACCAGGAACTTGGCCAGAATGAGGCGGCCGCCGCGGCTTTTAGAAAGGTAGGCAAAATGAATCCCGATTACACCATGGCGTTTAACGCGATGATAAACGGTGCGGGTGTATTTTCGGGCGAAGGAAATTCGGAAGATTTGAAAAAGCAATTGAATAAAATGCTTCGCGACAAAAAGAATGTCGATTTCCGCGACCAGATCTATTATGCTTTAGGTAACATCTTTTTCCGCGAAGGAAACCGCGATGTGGCCAAGGATAATTACAAACAATCGGTAGCTACAAGTTTTAAAAATCAATACCAACGGGCCTTGTCGTCAATTACTTTGGCCAATATTTATTTCGAGGATTTGAATTACCGTGGTGCGCAGTCGTATTACGATAGTGCAATGATTATTATCGACGAAACGTATCCGAATTACGACGATGTATCGGCACGCTACCGGAGTTTAACGAATTTGGTGGATAATATTTTGTTGGTCGAACGTGAAGATAGTCTGCAAAGAGTGGCTCAAATGTCGGACGTGGAGCGTGAGCCGCTGATTACCAATCTGATGAAAGAGGAACAGGAGCGTCAGCGAAACATGGAAAATCTGGCCATGCAGGATGCACGCAGCCAGGGATATTATCGCTCAAACCGTTACCGTATGGGAATGGGAAATTCAGGTGGCGGAGGCTGGTACTTCTATAATCCGCAAACGGTGTCGTATGGTAAGGTAACTTTCCAGCAGCAATGGGGCCGGCGAACGCTTGAGGACGATTGGCGACGATCGAACAAGGCCACTGTGTCGATGGAAGAAGGTGAGGAGTTGGCAGAGGCTGAACCCGAAGAACAGCGTGTGGAAGATCCGCTGAAAAGGGAATTTTATACTCAGGACTTGCCTTTAACCGATTCGATGATGACAGCGTCGCACGAACGAATTCGCGATGCACTTTACAATTCAGGGAAGATATTTAAATCGGAATTTGAAGATTACGAACGTTCGGCTCAGGCTTTTGAAGAGCTGATAGAACGTTATCCAAATAACATTTACCTTCTGTCGGCTTATTTTGATTTGTATGATTTGTATGAATTGATGGGCGATAAAGAAAAAGCAAATTATTACCGCAGTCTCATTATTTCTGAATATCCGAAAAGTAAGTTTGCTCAGTTTCTGCAAAATCCAAATTTCTTTGTGGAGATGGCAGCCAAAACGGATAGCCTGAACCGTTTGTATCAGGAAACATTCAGAAATTATAAACAGGGAAGGTACCAAAACGTGCTGTCGCTTACCGGGCAAATGAAAAACATGGAACCGGATACTGTGATGCTTCCAAAAATTGATTTCATGGAAATGGTTGCCGATGGTGTTTTAACAGACGTGCACAATTTTGAAACCTTGCTAAAAGGTTATTTGGCGGAATATCCGGCAAAAGAGCCATCGCTACTGGCGACTGAAATACTAACACTTATTCAGGACAGTACCTTAACTGACTACCAGAAACTGGTGGATATGGGTTACATCAGCGAAGAAATTCAAAACGAAGAACTGTTGCCCGAAAATTTCTTTGCCGACGATGAGTTTGGCGGTAAATTCAGTTACGACGAAGATCTGTTGCACTATTTTGTAATTGCCTATCCGCGCGATGAGGAGGATAATATTGATTTGAATCGCCTTAAGTTTGATATTGCCAATTACAACATCGATCACTACACAAAAATTGATTTCGATATTGAAACGGAATACCTCAACGATAAACTGGCTTTTGTGTTGGTACGCTCAATGACCAATAAAGAAAATGCGCTCATTTATCACGGAGCAATTATTCGAAAAGCTTCGGTTTTCAAAACTTTACAGGGAATTGATTATATGAACTTTGTAATATCGTCGACCAACTACCGCGCGGTTATGGAAGAACGCTCAACAGCCGATTACATGAAGTTCTTTGTGAAAAATTACAGCCGTTTTATTCGTTCAAATTTCAGCGACGACGAAATGGATATCTCGCCTGAAGAGTTGATGGCGCGTGCCGCAGCAGAAGAGAATGCACTGAAGGAACGCGGTACTTTTGTTACGGTAAATGCAGGGCCGGCCGGATTGTACGATACACATGTTGATACCACACAAAATTTTGTGATTGCTGTAAAAGACAAAAACCTGTCGTTACGACCGTTAATGCGAGGATTTGCCGATTTTAACCGCGACCAGTTCCGGGCGTGGGGACTGAAGTTGCAGGCAAAAGAAGTGGGCGATTATCGCTTATTGGTGGTTCACGGAATTCCGGCACTCAACGAATCGATGTCGTATTTCCGCAGGGCAATTACCACACGTAGTTTGTTCGAACCGCTGGGACAATCTACATACCGTAATTTCCTGATTACGGATGATAACCTGCAGGCTTTGCTCGACGAGAACAAAGTGGAAGAGTACATCGTTTTCTTCCGCAACAATTATATTCAACGCCGGGCTTCCGATTCATCGTCGGATACCCAAAGTCAGACAGCGGCACCAGCCAACACTGCACAGACTGCTGAGCCCAATTCTGCTGTTCAGGCTGAAACGGCTTCGTTGGCCGATTCGCCTTACAACCAGAATATTGACGGACCACATCGTATTGTGTTTGTAATTCCGGCAACGGGTGTATTTAAAGATGCCTTTATTAACGGAATTGCGGCGTATAACCAGTCAAATTTTGCCAACTCGGGCTTTACCATCGAAGAGCAGCAACTGGATCAGGTTCGCCAGCTCATCATTGTTAAAGGTATGGAAGATGAGGCAACGGCACGTCAATACTTTAGTGTGGTGGTGCGCAACCGCGATCTGTTCGATCCGCTCGGAACAGCTCAGTACCGTAACTTCCTTATTTCGGATGAGAATTTTGATATTTTCCTTCGCGAGAAGAACATTACGGAATACATGGATTTCTACAAGCGGGTATATCTCAATAAATAG
- a CDS encoding Mrp/NBP35 family ATP-binding protein, translated as MTDIPRKLIVPKDVTDALRTVKYPGSDEDVVQLEMPQEIRIAGQRISFSLVFQKSNDPNIEALVLECEVAIKKYLGEQVEIEDNIAVKFIHDMERPVLPNVKNIVAIASGKGGVGKSTVAVNIAVALAKGGAKVGLLDADIFGPSIPKMFGVEGERPAGVKIDDREMINPLEKYGVKFLSVGFFVDPDSAIIWRGPMASNALKQLISEGNWGELDYLLIDLPPGTSDIHLTLVQSVPVTGAVIVTTPQDVALADVVRGTSMFQSKSVDVPVLGVVENMAWFTPEELPENKYYIFGKEGGKKLADKLGLPLLGQIPIVQSIREGGDEGTPVAANGDTITGMAFADVAEKVKHRVHVRNIQMAPTKKVKISRK; from the coding sequence ATGACAGATATACCAAGAAAATTAATTGTCCCGAAAGATGTAACCGATGCCTTGCGCACCGTAAAATACCCGGGAAGCGATGAAGATGTGGTGCAACTGGAAATGCCACAGGAAATCCGCATTGCCGGACAACGAATCAGTTTTTCGCTGGTTTTTCAGAAAAGCAACGATCCAAATATTGAAGCACTTGTATTGGAGTGCGAAGTGGCTATAAAGAAGTATCTGGGCGAGCAGGTTGAAATTGAAGATAACATTGCCGTGAAATTCATTCATGACATGGAGCGTCCGGTTTTACCCAACGTTAAAAATATTGTGGCTATTGCATCGGGTAAAGGTGGGGTTGGTAAATCAACGGTTGCCGTTAACATAGCTGTTGCGCTGGCAAAAGGTGGAGCAAAAGTGGGGTTGTTGGATGCCGATATTTTTGGTCCCTCAATTCCTAAGATGTTTGGTGTAGAAGGCGAACGTCCGGCAGGAGTGAAAATCGACGATCGCGAAATGATCAATCCGCTGGAAAAATACGGTGTAAAATTCTTGTCGGTAGGCTTCTTTGTTGATCCCGACAGTGCTATTATCTGGCGCGGACCAATGGCATCAAACGCTTTAAAGCAACTGATTTCGGAAGGAAACTGGGGTGAACTGGATTATTTGCTGATCGACCTGCCTCCGGGCACCAGCGATATTCACCTTACTCTGGTACAAAGTGTTCCGGTAACCGGAGCGGTTATTGTAACTACTCCGCAGGATGTGGCGCTGGCTGATGTGGTTCGCGGAACTAGTATGTTCCAGAGTAAATCGGTTGATGTACCGGTATTGGGTGTGGTAGAAAACATGGCCTGGTTTACACCGGAAGAACTGCCTGAAAATAAATACTACATTTTTGGTAAGGAAGGTGGTAAAAAACTGGCTGATAAGTTGGGCTTGCCATTGTTAGGTCAAATTCCAATCGTTCAGAGCATTCGAGAAGGTGGCGATGAAGGAACTCCGGTGGCTGCCAACGGAGACACCATTACCGGAATGGCTTTTGCCGATGTGGCTGAAAAAGTGAAGCACCGTGTACATGTACGCAACATCCAAATGGCGCCAACCAAAAAGGTAAAAATTTCACGAAAATAA
- a CDS encoding MGMT family protein, with translation MTKLYTMSDFFNQVYEVVKQIPPGRVTSYGAIAACLGAPGAARMVGWAMNASHSHHEFVPAHRVVNRNGLLTGKHHFDNPNAMQELLEAEGLKLDGDKILDFKEKFWDPQEEL, from the coding sequence ATGACAAAACTATATACGATGAGCGATTTCTTCAATCAGGTTTACGAAGTAGTAAAGCAGATCCCGCCGGGACGGGTAACTTCGTACGGAGCCATAGCTGCTTGTTTGGGGGCGCCCGGAGCAGCACGAATGGTGGGTTGGGCAATGAATGCCAGTCATTCGCATCACGAATTTGTTCCGGCACACCGGGTGGTAAACCGTAACGGACTGCTAACCGGTAAACATCACTTCGATAATCCTAATGCCATGCAGGAGTTGCTTGAAGCCGAAGGGCTGAAACTGGATGGCGACAAGATCCTCGATTTTAAAGAAAAATTCTGGGATCCGCAGGAGGAACTTTAA
- the trmB gene encoding tRNA (guanosine(46)-N7)-methyltransferase TrmB — protein sequence MGKGKLKKFDEMQGFEHVVQAPFHKVGHDDFQLKGKWSAEFFKNDQPIILELGCGKGEYTVELAAMNPNINYIGVDIKGARLWKGAKLAYQREMTNVGFLRTNIELIPQFFNKDEVDEIWLTFPDPQMRKARKRLTSTTFLNKYRNFLKPGGVVHLKTDSNFQYNYTLEMAKLNQFEILAETDNLYEWEGLTDVLRIRTFYEKQWLDRGIPSKYLAFIPHDGEYIEPEIDIERDEYRSFGRSARDL from the coding sequence GTGGGAAAAGGAAAGCTGAAGAAATTTGATGAAATGCAAGGCTTTGAACACGTTGTTCAGGCTCCGTTTCATAAGGTTGGGCACGATGATTTTCAATTAAAAGGAAAATGGTCGGCCGAATTTTTTAAAAACGATCAGCCCATAATTTTAGAGTTGGGTTGTGGCAAGGGGGAATATACCGTTGAGCTGGCGGCAATGAATCCGAATATCAATTACATTGGGGTAGATATTAAGGGCGCGCGGCTGTGGAAAGGCGCAAAACTGGCTTATCAGCGCGAAATGACTAATGTGGGATTTTTGCGAACCAACATCGAATTGATTCCGCAGTTTTTTAACAAAGATGAAGTAGATGAGATTTGGCTTACTTTCCCCGATCCGCAAATGCGGAAAGCCCGGAAACGCCTTACTTCAACAACGTTTCTGAATAAATACCGGAATTTTCTGAAACCGGGCGGTGTAGTGCATTTAAAAACCGACAGCAATTTTCAGTACAACTACACGCTGGAAATGGCCAAACTGAATCAATTCGAAATATTGGCCGAAACCGATAATTTATACGAGTGGGAAGGTTTGACTGATGTATTGCGTATCCGTACCTTTTACGAAAAACAGTGGCTCGACCGTGGGATACCAAGTAAATACCTGGCATTTATTCCACACGATGGTGAATACATTGAGCCCGAAATTGATATTGAACGCGACGAGTACCGCAGCTTTGGCCGTAGTGCACGAGATTTATAA
- a CDS encoding gliding motility lipoprotein GldH, translated as MSRFFQVILFAGIMVLMAACDSHSVFDKYKPINKGVWNKDSLVVFNVPVTDTFQNHNFYINVRNNVDYRYSNLWLFVTIEQPDGEAVKDTFEMVLADPSGKWLGEGFGGLKTRKAIYRRNVFFPRSGDYTISLQQGMRNDELKGISDVGVRVEKVK; from the coding sequence ATGAGTCGTTTTTTTCAGGTTATACTTTTTGCGGGAATTATGGTGTTGATGGCTGCTTGCGATTCTCACAGCGTCTTCGATAAATACAAACCAATAAACAAAGGTGTTTGGAACAAAGATTCGCTGGTGGTTTTTAATGTGCCGGTTACCGATACGTTTCAAAATCATAATTTTTATATTAATGTGCGCAACAACGTTGATTATCGTTACAGCAACTTGTGGCTGTTTGTTACCATTGAGCAACCCGATGGCGAAGCTGTTAAAGATACCTTCGAAATGGTGCTGGCCGATCCATCCGGGAAATGGCTGGGTGAAGGTTTTGGCGGATTAAAAACCCGGAAGGCTATTTACCGACGAAATGTGTTTTTCCCCCGCTCGGGCGATTACACGATCAGTTTACAGCAAGGCATGCGAAACGACGAACTAAAAGGAATTTCCGACGTGGGTGTGCGGGTGGAAAAAGTCAAATAA